The proteins below are encoded in one region of Micromonospora pisi:
- the wecB gene encoding non-hydrolyzing UDP-N-acetylglucosamine 2-epimerase, which yields MDHHPTRPSGDPLPGRALRAVLFAGTRPEIVKLAPVAQALHTTGAQVQVIATGQHHDHRMAGSFFADLGVEPTAHWTLHGDEAARVGGLLGHALGYFATDRPDVAVVQGDTWTVPLVAMAARRYGVPVAHVEAGLRSYNPLSPEECNRTVAADLATVHLAPTEGAREHLLREGVAGSSVHVVGNTVCDVLRGSGVTAVPPAERAGILVTAHRSGTVDSPERLATLVDIVRALAERHTPVTFPLHPRTADRLAAAGLTDRLTHPGIALLDPQPHRRMLELIAGSALVATDSGGLQEEAGWFGVPALVLRESTPRPEGVALGQAVLVGLDPNRALAAATELLTPAAQRRIAAMPCPYGDGHTADRIAALLTDLHHTGRLRLREPGPDTSTHDISKEVDR from the coding sequence ATGGACCACCACCCCACCCGCCCGTCCGGGGACCCGCTCCCCGGGCGGGCCCTCCGGGCGGTGCTGTTCGCCGGCACCCGCCCCGAGATCGTCAAGCTCGCTCCGGTCGCCCAGGCCCTGCACACCACGGGGGCGCAGGTCCAGGTGATCGCGACCGGTCAGCACCACGACCACCGGATGGCCGGCTCGTTCTTCGCCGACCTCGGTGTCGAACCCACCGCACACTGGACGCTGCACGGCGACGAGGCGGCCCGGGTCGGCGGTCTGCTCGGGCACGCGCTCGGCTACTTCGCCACCGACCGGCCGGACGTCGCCGTGGTGCAGGGCGACACCTGGACCGTGCCGCTGGTCGCCATGGCGGCCCGCCGGTACGGCGTACCGGTCGCACACGTCGAGGCGGGGCTGCGGTCGTACAACCCGCTCTCACCGGAGGAGTGCAACCGAACGGTCGCGGCCGACCTCGCCACCGTGCACCTGGCGCCGACCGAGGGGGCCCGGGAACACCTGCTCCGCGAGGGCGTCGCCGGGTCGAGCGTGCACGTCGTCGGCAACACCGTCTGCGACGTACTGCGCGGCTCCGGTGTGACCGCCGTACCACCGGCGGAGCGGGCCGGCATCCTGGTCACCGCGCACCGCTCCGGCACCGTCGACTCACCCGAGCGGCTCGCCACCCTGGTCGACATCGTCCGCGCGCTCGCCGAACGGCACACCCCGGTGACCTTCCCGCTGCACCCGCGCACCGCCGACCGGCTGGCCGCCGCCGGCCTCACCGACCGGCTCACGCACCCCGGCATCGCCCTGCTCGACCCCCAACCGCACCGCCGGATGCTGGAGCTGATCGCCGGTTCCGCGCTGGTCGCCACCGACTCCGGTGGCCTGCAGGAGGAGGCGGGCTGGTTCGGCGTACCGGCGCTGGTGCTGCGGGAGAGCACCCCCCGACCGGAGGGGGTCGCGCTCGGTCAGGCGGTCCTGGTCGGCCTCGACCCGAACCGGGCGCTGGCCGCCGCCACCGAACTGCTCACCCCGGCGGCCCAGCGGCGGATCGCGGCCATGCCCTGCCCGTACGGCGACGGCCACACCGCCGACCGGATCGCCGCCCTCCTGACCGACCTGCACCACACCGGCCGGCTACGCCTGCGCGAGCCCGGCCCCGACACCTCGACGCACGACATCTCCAAGGAGGTCGACCGATGA
- a CDS encoding purple acid phosphatase family protein, whose protein sequence is MDLPGFRVSRRRRGEMTIAEQHEYWQDVKRNLSRRRFLAAGAVGAAAVAVGPTLLTKAAYAEAPGSSVTPFGRHLSYGNDPTTQMRVGWQVPAAVDKPVLRLGTSADDLSQVVQGELRSLHSDYGTGTPLDQFYGHAALDGLRPDTTYYYAIGHDGLEAAGGPVQSFTTAPAGSGAALRPFTFTAMGDMGASAQALLDNAQIIAQKPAFHLVAGDITYADSSGKGELGDTFNPSVWDKYFGQIEPVAQSVPWMFATGNHDIESWYSPNGYGGHVQRLDLPTNGPSNCPSVYAFTYGNVAVLSLDTNDVSNEGPANRGYSGGAQLSWLEKTLADLRANPKIDFIVVFFHHCAYAVTTNHGSEGGVRAQWIPLFDKYNVDLVINGHNHMYERADPMRGGAKTRTAAVGDTVNPVTDGTTYIVAGGGGAGLYSLPANGPESYAGNVHDSDGVSTFYRNTSGTKVNETVDWSRIRYRGHNLLAVDVKPAAPGQTTTLTLRAVSIEGAATGTEIDRLTITRTAATVDTPAFGMPAVLTGAALAAGAGYVAWKRHRSGLEVPAS, encoded by the coding sequence GTGGACCTTCCTGGTTTCCGGGTGTCCCGCCGCCGCCGCGGCGAGATGACCATCGCAGAGCAGCACGAGTACTGGCAGGACGTCAAGAGGAACCTCTCCCGCCGCCGCTTCCTCGCGGCCGGTGCCGTCGGTGCCGCCGCCGTCGCGGTGGGCCCGACCCTGCTCACCAAGGCCGCGTACGCCGAGGCTCCGGGGTCGTCGGTGACCCCCTTCGGGCGGCACCTGTCGTACGGCAACGACCCGACGACGCAGATGCGGGTGGGCTGGCAGGTCCCGGCCGCGGTCGACAAGCCGGTGCTGCGTCTCGGCACCTCCGCCGACGACCTCAGCCAGGTCGTGCAGGGCGAACTGCGCTCACTGCACAGCGACTACGGCACCGGTACGCCCCTGGACCAGTTCTACGGACACGCCGCGCTCGACGGTCTGCGGCCCGACACCACCTACTACTACGCCATCGGTCACGACGGGCTGGAGGCGGCCGGCGGACCGGTACAGAGCTTCACCACCGCGCCGGCCGGCAGCGGCGCGGCCCTGCGGCCGTTCACCTTCACCGCCATGGGCGACATGGGCGCGAGCGCCCAGGCGCTGCTGGACAACGCCCAGATCATCGCCCAGAAGCCGGCCTTCCACCTGGTCGCCGGTGACATCACGTACGCCGACTCCAGCGGCAAGGGCGAACTCGGCGACACCTTCAACCCGTCGGTCTGGGACAAGTACTTCGGCCAGATCGAGCCGGTCGCCCAGTCGGTGCCGTGGATGTTCGCCACCGGCAACCACGACATCGAGTCCTGGTACTCCCCCAACGGGTACGGCGGCCACGTCCAGCGCCTGGACCTGCCGACCAACGGGCCGTCCAACTGCCCGAGCGTGTACGCCTTCACGTACGGCAACGTCGCGGTGCTGTCGTTGGACACCAACGACGTCAGCAACGAGGGACCGGCGAACCGTGGCTACTCCGGGGGCGCCCAGCTCAGTTGGCTGGAAAAGACCCTGGCCGACCTGCGGGCCAACCCGAAGATCGACTTCATCGTGGTCTTCTTCCACCACTGCGCCTACGCGGTCACCACGAACCACGGCTCCGAGGGCGGCGTACGCGCCCAGTGGATCCCGCTGTTCGACAAGTACAACGTCGACCTGGTGATCAACGGCCACAACCACATGTACGAGCGGGCCGACCCGATGCGCGGCGGCGCCAAGACCCGTACCGCCGCCGTCGGCGACACGGTCAACCCGGTGACCGACGGCACCACCTACATCGTCGCCGGTGGCGGCGGCGCCGGCCTCTACAGCCTGCCGGCCAACGGCCCGGAGAGCTACGCCGGCAACGTGCACGACTCCGACGGGGTCTCCACCTTCTACCGCAACACCTCGGGCACCAAGGTGAACGAGACGGTCGACTGGTCGCGGATCCGCTACCGGGGTCACAACCTGCTCGCCGTCGACGTGAAGCCCGCCGCCCCCGGCCAGACCACCACGCTCACGCTCCGGGCGGTCTCGATCGAGGGCGCGGCGACCGGCACCGAGATCGACCGGCTGACCATCACCCGGACCGCCGCCACGGTCGACACCCCCGCCTTCGGGATGCCCGCCGTGCTCACCGGAGCCGCCCTGGCCGCCGGCGCGGGCTACGTCGCGTGGAAGCGGCACCGCAGCGGCCTGGAGGTTCCGGCCTCCTGA
- a CDS encoding LacI family DNA-binding transcriptional regulator, whose translation MTVDEGRRITITAIAQEAGVSVPTVSRVLNGRNDVAPQTRERVEELLRRHGYRRRATRPRAGASLIDLVFNDLDSPWAVEIIRGVEDVAHAAGVGTVVSAIHRRSTSTRQWLQNLRTRATDGVILVSSDLAPPVHAELRRLNVPMVLVDPAGVPTLDIPTIGATNWAGGLRATEHLLSLNHRRIGFIAGPPRLLCSRARLDGYRAALEAAGLPVDHQLIAPGDFYHESGYSSGTALLNLADPPTAIFASSDQMAFGAYEAVRRRGLRVPDDVSVVGFDDLPEARWSSPPLTTVRQPLAEMGLLAARTVLRLARGEAVDTPRVELSTDLVVRDSSAPLVQR comes from the coding sequence GTGACGGTCGACGAAGGACGCAGGATCACCATCACCGCGATCGCCCAGGAAGCCGGCGTCTCGGTGCCGACCGTGTCCCGGGTGCTCAACGGTCGCAACGATGTTGCGCCGCAGACCCGGGAGCGGGTCGAGGAACTGCTGCGCCGGCACGGCTACCGGCGTCGGGCGACCCGCCCACGGGCCGGCGCGAGCCTGATCGACCTGGTCTTCAACGACCTCGACAGCCCCTGGGCGGTGGAGATCATCCGGGGCGTGGAGGACGTCGCCCACGCGGCCGGTGTCGGAACCGTCGTCTCGGCCATCCACCGCCGCTCGACCTCCACCCGGCAGTGGCTGCAGAACCTGCGCACCCGGGCCACCGACGGGGTGATCCTGGTGAGCAGCGACCTCGCCCCGCCGGTCCACGCCGAGCTGCGCCGGTTGAACGTACCGATGGTGCTGGTCGACCCGGCCGGGGTACCCACCCTGGACATTCCCACCATCGGCGCGACGAACTGGGCGGGTGGGCTGCGGGCGACCGAACACCTGCTCTCGCTCAACCATCGTCGGATCGGCTTCATCGCCGGTCCACCCCGGTTGCTCTGCAGTCGGGCCCGGCTCGACGGTTACCGGGCAGCGCTTGAGGCCGCCGGCCTTCCCGTCGACCACCAGCTGATCGCCCCCGGCGACTTCTACCACGAGTCCGGTTACTCCAGCGGCACGGCACTGCTCAACCTCGCCGACCCGCCCACGGCGATCTTCGCCTCCAGCGACCAGATGGCCTTCGGCGCGTACGAGGCGGTCCGTCGGCGTGGCCTGCGGGTGCCCGACGACGTGAGCGTGGTCGGCTTCGACGACCTGCCCGAGGCGCGCTGGTCCTCGCCACCGTTGACCACCGTGCGCCAGCCGTTGGCGGAGATGGGCCTGCTCGCCGCCCGTACCGTGCTCCGGTTGGCCCGGGGTGAGGCGGTCGACACCCCGAGGGTCGAGCTCTCCACCGACCTGGTCGTACGCGACAGCTCGGCGCCCCTGGTCCAGCGCTGA